ACGTGGGTGCGGTTGAAGGACAAGCGAGGTGGCAAACCGGTGCTGTTCGTGAACACGCACTTCGACCACATCGGGAAGGAAGCCCGGCTCAAGTCGGCGAAACTGATCCGCGAGCAGATCGCCACCCTCGGGAAGGACTGTTCCGTGGTCCTCACCGGCGACTTTAACTCCGGCGAGGACAGCGACCCGTACAAGGCCCTGTTCCACAATCGCGGGAACGACCAGTCGCCGGTCTTGGACAGCTTCCGGGTGGCGCACCCGAAGCGCGAGGCGGGTGAGGGCACGACGACCGATTTCAAGGCCGGAGTGAATCAGGGGAACCGGATCGACTGGATCGGTGTGTCACGCGACTGGAAGGTAGTCGCGGGGGAAATCGACCGTACCGAGAAGGCCGGCCGGACGCCCTCGGACCACTTCCCGGTGACGGCCGTCATCCGTCGGTGAGAAAACAGAATATGGATGGTCGGGCGTGTCAATCCGTACACGCCCACCGCAGCGGCGCCTGAGATAGCGGGAGAGTTAGCGAACAGACGGCGCCGACGTTTGTAGAATAACTCGCCAGCCTTCTCAGAGTGGCTCATGAGTACCTCAATTATCAAGCGCTTCGCCCCTTCTGAGCCGCCCGCCCGGATGTTTCGTCCGCGAATGGTGCAGTTAGCGCCCCTCTACCAGTGCAACCTCGCGTGCCCGCACTGCTGCGTGCCGATCGAGT
The Gemmata palustris DNA segment above includes these coding regions:
- a CDS encoding endonuclease/exonuclease/phosphatase family protein, translated to MSFNVRYGTAKDGENHWDKRKEFLSETVKAFGPDLLGTQETLGFQRDFLAEKLKGYGVLGVGRNDGKEKGEMMALYWREARFEKVDGGHFWLSETPKDAGSKSWDSSLPRMATWVRLKDKRGGKPVLFVNTHFDHIGKEARLKSAKLIREQIATLGKDCSVVLTGDFNSGEDSDPYKALFHNRGNDQSPVLDSFRVAHPKREAGEGTTTDFKAGVNQGNRIDWIGVSRDWKVVAGEIDRTEKAGRTPSDHFPVTAVIRR